GCTTGCGTGCTGAGAGAGGAGTTTATACTGACGAAACAATTATCTATTTCTTTAGTAATGCAAGTGTGGGATTCGATGAATTCGATACCGAAAAAATGTTTACAGAAGATATAAATCTTCCGCAAATATATACAACTGATCCTGTGGTAGGCGATTTAGTAATGCAAAGCTTTCCATTCAATATCGCAAACCTTTCTATACCAATGGGTTTTGAAACAAAACTTGCCGATACTTTTGCACTAAATGCTTACAATATTTTGGATTTGAATCTTGGCATTTCTGTTTATCTTGAAGACCTTGTTGAAAATACAATTGTCGATTTACGTCAGAATCCTATGTATAATTTTAGTTCAAATATTTCAAACTCATTTCGTTTTATTGTTCATTTTTATTCAACAATTACCAATCAAGAAAATATTTGTAATAAAAAACAAGAAGCAAATATCTATTCATACGGGAATAGTATATATTTACAAACACCATCAGAAAAATATTCCGTTAAAGTTTTCGATATACAAGGTAAACTGATTGTTGAAAAACAAATAAATAATACAACTTTTAGTAAAATAGAAATGAATAATTCAAATGGATACTATATTGTTAAATTGATAAACTCTAAATCAGTTTCAACCAAAAAAGTATTTATTAACCATTTATAATTACTTTGTGATGGTGAAAATTAAAAAATACTATACTAAATCCGAAATAATCTCTATAAAAATTAATACTTATGAAAAAACAAAAACTATTTTTAGTTGTAATTGCAATAATTATAAGCAATAGCTTAGCAGCACAGGTAGCCATAAATACCGATGGCAGCAGCGGCGATGCTTCTGCCATGTTAGATATAAAATCAACGACCAGCGGCCTGTTGCCCCCCCGAATGACAGAAGCTCAACGCACAGAAATAACCAGTCCGGCTACTGGTTTGCTGGTCTATCAAACCAATTTAAGAGACGGGTATTACTACAACAGCGGAACACCCGCAAGCCCTTCATGGGTTAATGTTATATATCCTATCTATACAGCTGATATGGTTTTAACAACCAATGCCGATGGCTACATTACTACTTCATCAGTAACAGATTCAGAGCTTGGTTATTTATCAGGTGTTACGGGGAATGTACAGGGTCAAATAAATGGTTTGTCTTCTAATGCGAGTAGACAAAATGCAGTTAAAGATATTATCAATAATAACACTGTTTCTCCTCCAACAGAGAATGCCGGTGATAGATATATTCTATCTTCTGATGGTGGTTCCCCTCACGCAGATTGGGATTGGCCAAGTCCGGGGGATATCGTTGAATTTGACGGTTCTTCTTGGCAAAGTACGACTCCACAAGAAGGTATGGTTGTTTATAATGATGATAGCAATACTGACTTTTTGTATATAGACGATGGAACACCCGAATGGGAGCAAAGATCAATTCTGTCTACTGCATTATCTCAAGGTCAAATCTTTATTGGTGATTGGAGTGGTGAAGCAGCAGCACAGACTCTTTCCGGCGATTTAACTATAGACGTTACAGGTGAAACAACTATTGGTTCTGCGGTAGTTACAAACGATATGTTAGCCGGTTCAATCACAAACGATAAATTGGCCGGGAGTATTTCAAGCGATAAATTGGCAATAAGCCAGGGAAAGATATATATTGGGAATCCATCTGGTGCTGCAGCAGAACAGACAATTTCAGGTGATGTATCACTAAGCGAAGCAGGAGTAACAGCTATTGGTTCTGCTAAAGTTACAAACGACATGTTAGCCGGTTCAATCACAAACGATAAATTGGCCGGGTCAATCACAAACGATAAACTCACAAATGGTGACTATATGATAAGCTCTGCTGGAACCAGTGCTCAGGTATGGACAAGCGATGGCAGTGGTGCCGGTGCATGGTCAACACCCTCCGGTTCCAGCCAGTGGACTACCAGCGGAAGCGATATTTATTTCAACCTGGGTAAGGTCGGCATCGGGACAACAAGTCCTTCTGAAAGCCTGCATATTTATACGGCAGATAACCAGGGTATGTATTTGCAGGGTACCGGTGCTGGAATTTGGTTTGATATAAAATCATCTTCAAGTAATCAATATTCAATTGGTGCATTGACTAGCTTTTTCAGCATATATGATCGAACAGAAACTGCATACCGAATGGTTATCGATAACACAGGCAATGTAGGCATCGGAACAACTAGTCCGTCATCAG
This genomic stretch from Bacteroidota bacterium harbors:
- a CDS encoding DUF2793 domain-containing protein, encoding MKKQKLFLVVIAIIISNSLAAQVAINTDGSSGDASAMLDIKSTTSGLLPPRMTEAQRTEITSPATGLLVYQTNLRDGYYYNSGTPASPSWVNVIYPIYTADMVLTTNADGYITTSSVTDSELGYLSGVTGNVQGQINGLSSNASRQNAVKDIINNNTVSPPTENAGDRYILSSDGGSPHADWDWPSPGDIVEFDGSSWQSTTPQEGMVVYNDDSNTDFLYIDDGTPEWEQRSILSTALSQGQIFIGDWSGEAAAQTLSGDLTIDVTGETTIGSAVVTNDMLAGSITNDKLAGSISSDKLAISQGKIYIGNPSGAAAEQTISGDVSLSEAGVTAIGSAKVTNDMLAGSITNDKLAGSITNDKLTNGDYMISSAGTSAQVWTSDGSGAGAWSTPSGSSQWTTSGSDIYFNLGKVGIGTTSPSESLHIYTADNQGMYLQGTGAGIWFDIKSSSSNQYSIGALTSFFSIYDRTETAYRMVIDNTGNVGIGTTSPSSELEVDGSITLSSWDQNINFGSSGGFSIGRTSGNILALRTNSTERLVIDNSGNIGIGTSPSYTLHVNGSVAGTSAYNNLSDARLKKDVLAIEHSLDKVMALRPVTFNWNKTANTDLILDDRNHIGFIAQEVEEVFPQVISTADDEMKTKSIAYSDLVPVLTKAIQEQQAQIEALKAQNETLMLKAEAFEQLKADVEILKKAISSDMVQRISND
- a CDS encoding T9SS type A sorting domain-containing protein, with translation TVGKGYVARVTENSTLNFSGSLNIGEKTINTTWNSGSNYPGFNLVGNPYQSAIDWEGGSATNLRTTYWNRTKSAGGIMVHDSYNTSSQTGTNNNGNGAIGKYIPSMQAFWVRCKDNNASGSIVFDNSDRSHQTETLYKNGTTNNNTLRLRAERGVYTDETIIYFFSNASVGFDEFDTEKMFTEDINLPQIYTTDPVVGDLVMQSFPFNIANLSIPMGFETKLADTFALNAYNILDLNLGISVYLEDLVENTIVDLRQNPMYNFSSNISNSFRFIVHFYSTITNQENICNKKQEANIYSYGNSIYLQTPSEKYSVKVFDIQGKLIVEKQINNTTFSKIEMNNSNGYYIVKLINSKSVSTKKVFINHL